Proteins from a genomic interval of Rhizobium etli CFN 42:
- a CDS encoding transglycosylase domain-containing protein produces the protein MADRGRSSDRIEPSFSGRSARDNDEFSLDADDRVIGSRSARRGGSKPLPQRAARQRRRREPREREGGGLFGFLRGVVYWCVVLFIWAGIGVAGLVLYYGSRMPSASTWAIPERPPNVKITAVDGSVIANRGATGGEALSLENMSPYIPEAVIAIEDRRFYSHFGVDPLGLGRAIVTNFTAGHMVQGGSTLTQQLAKNLFLSPERTLERKVQEVLLALWLEQKYTKDQILAMYLNRVFFGSNAYGVEAASRRYFNKSARDVNLGEAAVLAGLLKAPSRLSPARDAEAANARAQLVLAAMREQGFITDSEVKTAMSQTPASAKSYWSGAGHYVADMVMDELPGLIGDVKEDIIVDTTIDKSLEKKAEQSLVDVLDKEGGKLDASQAALVSIDGTGAIRALVGGRDYATSQFNRAVKAKRQPGSSFKPFVYTAALEKGLTPFSVFNDAPIRIGDWTPENYEKKYNGEVTLATALAKSLNTVAAQLVMYDGPDQVIKLAHRLGIESELQPNASIALGTSEVSLMELTASYAAFMNGGYKATPHVIRRVTTAEGKVLYENTYDSPPRVLSEQIAAQMDTMMMGVIENGTGKSAKIPGWQAAGKTGTTQNSRDALFVGFTSNLTTGVWFGNDDGKPMKKVTGGGLPAKAWKEFMIAAHKGLSPAPLFGNGQMIDKPDSGQPMAQAAPDGGQPVTAEVPPPTTIGGIISGVFGGGENAERYPQAPVRQQRASPGNGPVPPADVAEGGGSGYDGIVPPGDVGGSQTTSSVQPRRTTLLDLIMGQ, from the coding sequence ATGGCAGACAGAGGCAGATCAAGCGACAGAATAGAACCGTCCTTCAGCGGTCGCTCGGCCCGCGATAATGATGAATTTTCGCTCGATGCCGATGACCGCGTCATCGGAAGCAGATCCGCGCGGCGCGGCGGCTCCAAGCCTCTACCGCAGCGTGCCGCCCGCCAGCGGCGGCGGCGTGAGCCGCGGGAGCGTGAAGGCGGCGGCCTTTTCGGCTTCCTGCGCGGCGTGGTCTACTGGTGCGTTGTGCTTTTCATCTGGGCAGGCATCGGCGTTGCCGGGCTCGTCCTCTATTACGGCTCGCGCATGCCGAGCGCAAGCACATGGGCGATCCCCGAGCGGCCGCCGAACGTCAAGATCACCGCCGTCGACGGCAGCGTCATTGCCAATCGCGGCGCCACCGGCGGCGAGGCGCTGTCGCTCGAAAACATGTCGCCCTACATTCCCGAAGCCGTCATCGCCATCGAGGATCGGCGTTTTTATTCACACTTCGGCGTCGATCCGCTCGGCCTCGGGCGGGCGATCGTCACCAATTTCACGGCCGGCCACATGGTGCAAGGCGGTTCGACGCTGACGCAGCAGCTTGCCAAAAATCTCTTCCTCTCTCCCGAAAGAACGCTGGAACGCAAGGTGCAGGAGGTGCTGCTCGCGCTTTGGCTGGAGCAGAAATATACCAAGGACCAGATTCTTGCGATGTATCTCAACCGCGTGTTCTTCGGATCGAACGCCTATGGCGTCGAGGCAGCGTCGAGGCGCTATTTCAACAAATCGGCGCGGGATGTGAACCTCGGCGAAGCAGCGGTGCTGGCAGGCCTGCTCAAGGCGCCGTCGCGGCTTTCGCCGGCCCGCGACGCTGAAGCGGCGAATGCGCGCGCCCAGCTCGTGCTCGCGGCGATGCGCGAGCAAGGTTTCATCACCGATTCCGAGGTCAAGACAGCGATGTCGCAGACCCCCGCTTCGGCCAAGAGCTACTGGTCGGGCGCCGGGCATTATGTCGCCGATATGGTGATGGACGAATTGCCGGGCCTGATCGGCGACGTCAAGGAAGACATCATCGTCGATACGACCATCGACAAATCGCTGGAGAAGAAAGCTGAGCAGTCGCTGGTCGACGTGCTCGACAAGGAGGGCGGCAAGCTCGACGCCTCGCAGGCGGCCCTGGTCTCGATCGACGGCACCGGGGCGATCCGGGCACTCGTCGGCGGCAGAGACTATGCGACGAGCCAGTTCAACCGCGCCGTCAAGGCCAAGCGCCAGCCGGGATCTTCGTTCAAACCCTTCGTCTATACCGCGGCGCTGGAGAAAGGGCTGACGCCTTTTTCGGTGTTTAATGACGCGCCGATCCGCATCGGCGACTGGACGCCGGAGAATTACGAGAAGAAATACAATGGCGAAGTGACGCTGGCCACCGCGCTCGCCAAGTCGCTGAACACGGTGGCCGCGCAGCTGGTCATGTATGACGGGCCGGATCAGGTGATCAAACTTGCCCACCGGCTCGGGATCGAAAGCGAGCTGCAGCCGAACGCCTCGATTGCGCTTGGGACGTCCGAAGTGTCGCTGATGGAACTGACCGCCTCCTATGCCGCCTTCATGAACGGCGGCTACAAGGCGACGCCGCACGTCATCCGCCGGGTGACGACCGCCGAGGGCAAGGTCCTCTACGAAAATACCTATGACAGCCCGCCGCGCGTGCTTTCAGAGCAGATCGCCGCGCAGATGGATACAATGATGATGGGCGTCATCGAAAACGGCACCGGCAAGAGTGCTAAGATTCCCGGCTGGCAGGCGGCGGGCAAGACCGGCACGACGCAGAATTCGCGCGACGCGCTGTTCGTCGGCTTCACCAGCAATCTCACGACAGGCGTCTGGTTCGGCAATGACGACGGCAAGCCGATGAAGAAGGTGACCGGCGGCGGTCTTCCTGCCAAGGCCTGGAAGGAATTCATGATCGCCGCCCACAAGGGTCTTTCCCCGGCGCCGCTCTTTGGCAACGGCCAGATGATCGACAAGCCGGACAGCGGCCAGCCGATGGCGCAGGCAGCGCCCGACGGCGGGCAGCCGGTCACGGCCGAAGTGCCGCCACCGACGACGATCGGCGGCATCATATCCGGCGTCTTCGGCGGCGGCGAGAATGCCGAGCGCTATCCGCAGGCGCCTGTCCGGCAGCAGCGGGCAAGCCCCGGAAACGGCCCTGTCCCTCCTGCAGACGTTGCCGAAGGCGGCGGTTCAGGCTACGACGGCATCGTGCCGCCCGGCGATGTCGGTGGGTCGCAGACGACCTCTTCGGTGCAGCCCCGGCGCACGACCCTGCTCGATCTGATCATGGGTCAATGA
- a CDS encoding SH3 domain-containing protein — protein MKNLIVKIAAAALLVLAPAIAQAAEGYSTANVNMRAGPSTRYPAVAVIPAGSSVEIRGCLSNVNWCDVEFYGGRGWVSGQYVQAVYEQRRVYVGPQYYRPLGIPMVTFSVGNYWDRYYRGRDFYRERDRWSRGPDYYYRDRDYRDRDYRREYRDRDYQVREYRDRDRDRRDDARREERRREVRRDDDNRSSDFRDLPQFRGGKADTYNHPDPRASPFVCRPGDPSCGD, from the coding sequence GTGAAAAACCTTATCGTCAAAATAGCCGCGGCCGCGCTGCTTGTGCTGGCTCCGGCAATAGCACAGGCCGCCGAGGGTTACTCGACGGCAAACGTCAACATGCGCGCAGGTCCGAGCACCCGGTATCCCGCCGTCGCCGTCATACCCGCCGGTTCGTCCGTCGAAATCCGTGGATGCCTTTCCAACGTCAACTGGTGCGACGTCGAGTTCTACGGCGGCCGCGGCTGGGTCTCCGGCCAGTACGTGCAGGCCGTCTACGAGCAACGCCGTGTCTATGTCGGTCCGCAATATTACCGTCCGCTGGGCATTCCGATGGTAACCTTCAGCGTCGGCAATTATTGGGACCGCTACTACCGCGGCCGCGATTTCTATCGCGAGCGTGACCGCTGGAGCCGCGGCCCGGACTATTATTACCGCGACCGCGACTACCGGGATCGGGATTACCGGCGGGAGTATCGGGATCGGGATTATCAGGTCCGCGAGTACCGGGATCGTGACCGCGACCGGCGCGACGACGCCCGAAGGGAGGAACGCCGCAGAGAGGTCCGCAGGGATGACGACAACAGGAGTTCGGATTTCCGCGATCTGCCGCAGTTCAGAGGCGGGAAGGCCGACACCTACAATCATCCGGATCCAAGGGCTTCGCCTTTCGTCTGCCGCCCGGGCGATCCCTCCTGCGGCGACTGA
- a CDS encoding dipeptidase, protein MTDLQQVLARADQNLSSSLEKLFELLRIQSISTDPVYKAECRKAAEWLVAYLESLGFTASVRDTPGHPMVVAHHAGASADAPHVLFYGHYDVQPVDPIELWENDPFEPSIKDVGDGRKILTGRGTSDDKGQLMTFVEACRAYKEINGALPCRITILFEGEEESGSPSLKPFLEANAAELKADYALVCDTGMWDRDTPAIAAALRGLVGEEVVVTAADRDLHSGLFGGAAANPIHILVEALAGLHDETGRITLEGFYDGVEETPDNIKASWETLGKTAESFLGEVGLSIPSGEKGRSVLELTWARPTAEINGIWGGYTGEGFKTVIAAKASAKVSFRLVGTQDPAAIREAFRSYVRSKIPADCSVEFHPHGGSPAIHLSYDSPVLTKAKTALSDEWPKPAIVIGMGGSIPIVGDFQKMLGMESLLVGFGLADDRIHSPNEKYELVSYHKGIRSWVRILQALAG, encoded by the coding sequence ATGACGGATCTACAACAGGTGCTTGCGCGCGCGGATCAGAACCTTTCCTCGAGCCTCGAAAAGCTGTTCGAGCTTCTGCGCATCCAGTCGATTTCCACCGATCCCGTCTACAAGGCCGAATGTCGGAAGGCAGCCGAATGGCTGGTCGCCTATCTCGAAAGCCTCGGCTTTACCGCCTCGGTGCGGGACACACCGGGCCACCCGATGGTGGTCGCCCACCACGCCGGCGCTTCCGCCGACGCGCCGCATGTGCTTTTCTACGGGCATTACGACGTGCAGCCGGTCGACCCGATCGAGCTCTGGGAAAACGATCCCTTCGAGCCATCGATCAAGGATGTCGGCGATGGCCGCAAGATCCTGACCGGGCGCGGCACCTCCGACGACAAGGGCCAGCTGATGACCTTCGTCGAAGCCTGCCGCGCCTATAAGGAGATCAACGGCGCACTTCCCTGCCGCATCACCATTCTGTTCGAGGGCGAGGAGGAATCGGGCTCACCGTCCTTGAAGCCTTTCCTCGAAGCCAACGCCGCCGAACTCAAGGCCGATTATGCGCTTGTCTGCGATACCGGCATGTGGGACCGCGACACGCCGGCAATCGCCGCGGCACTGCGCGGCCTCGTCGGCGAGGAAGTGGTCGTGACGGCCGCCGACCGCGACCTGCATTCCGGCCTCTTCGGCGGCGCTGCGGCCAATCCGATCCATATTCTCGTCGAGGCGCTTGCCGGCCTGCATGACGAGACCGGCCGCATCACGCTTGAGGGCTTTTACGACGGCGTCGAGGAAACGCCCGACAACATCAAGGCGTCATGGGAGACGCTCGGCAAGACGGCCGAGAGCTTCCTCGGTGAAGTCGGCCTTTCCATTCCCTCCGGCGAAAAGGGCCGGTCGGTTCTGGAACTCACCTGGGCGCGGCCGACGGCCGAAATCAACGGCATCTGGGGCGGATATACCGGGGAAGGCTTCAAGACGGTCATCGCCGCCAAGGCCTCGGCCAAGGTTTCATTCCGGCTCGTCGGCACTCAGGATCCGGCTGCTATCCGCGAGGCTTTCCGCAGCTATGTCAGATCGAAAATTCCGGCCGACTGCTCGGTGGAATTCCATCCGCATGGCGGCTCGCCGGCGATTCATCTCTCCTATGATTCGCCTGTTCTGACCAAGGCGAAGACGGCGCTTTCCGATGAGTGGCCGAAACCTGCCATCGTCATCGGCATGGGCGGCTCGATCCCGATCGTCGGAGATTTCCAGAAGATGCTCGGCATGGAATCGCTGCTCGTCGGCTTCGGCCTCGCCGACGACCGCATCCATTCGCCGAACGAGAAATACGAGCTTGTTTCCTACCACAAGGGCATCCGCTCCTGGGTGCGGATCCTTCAGGCGCTCGCCGGCTAA
- a CDS encoding bifunctional diguanylate cyclase/phosphodiesterase, whose product MFSVITCIRDDHDWRLVLAAAAVCLVGAMAAMLPLSRAQECDAGRRKLWIGAAAFAFGTGVWATHFIAMLAYDGGMPISYQLGLTALSFLLSVAGSWAAIVVASESRGRFSRIRGGVIMALGIASMHLTGMQAIETQAVVVYNPYMTLSAVLAGALLSSAAFYAFFQWRGLGRLLTSSVTFVLAICALHFISMASITLVPDPGKEVRAMVLDTSLLAAIVVVAATALILTVIAVVFIESHLTDLRGLANASQEGLLILREGRIIDANERFQVLSGWKLADLVGKAPSAALTVIQGQNRPGETLLTTSSGKEIAVDVNTSRIVYRGHNCDVLAVRDLTERRLAEEMIEHLAHHDVLTGLPNRSLFDTRIRQALQMAERKNSEVALFYIDLDRFKSVNDIFGHAEGDRILCKVASILRRVADESDTIARLGGDEFAIIQPAGQQPAAAQKLAAAILDEFAAEMDTARDPTAVGVSLGIALYPADGRETDEICNNADIALYRVKHGGRGKACFFDAEMDEATRARRQIESELRHAITRNQIHVSYQPIYGALSGEVSGYEALMRWNRPGHGISEPDVFIPIAEESGSIVQLGEWVLRDACTEAARWPHPLTIAVNVSPVQFMLPNLCERIEAILEETGLAPDRLEIEITEAALIRDRDRVMATLQRLRSLGVHIVMDDFGTGFSSLSNLRTFPFDKIKVDRSFTGMLEHDAASRSIVRAIIGLGHSLGMPVVTEGVETETQRQIVVEEGCAQVQGFLLGKPDIEPSIKLAARKDLLSSTADADALPIARRRPTRLAWE is encoded by the coding sequence ATGTTTTCGGTCATTACATGTATTCGGGACGATCACGATTGGCGGCTGGTGCTCGCGGCCGCCGCGGTTTGTCTGGTCGGCGCGATGGCAGCGATGCTGCCGCTTTCGCGCGCTCAAGAATGCGATGCCGGGCGCCGCAAGCTCTGGATTGGCGCCGCGGCTTTCGCTTTCGGCACCGGCGTATGGGCAACGCATTTCATCGCGATGCTGGCCTATGACGGCGGCATGCCGATCAGCTACCAACTGGGGCTGACGGCGCTTTCCTTCCTCCTGTCGGTTGCCGGTTCGTGGGCGGCGATCGTCGTCGCTTCGGAGAGCCGCGGCAGGTTTTCGCGCATCCGCGGCGGCGTCATCATGGCGCTCGGCATCGCCTCGATGCACCTGACCGGTATGCAGGCGATCGAGACACAGGCGGTAGTCGTCTACAATCCCTATATGACGCTGAGTGCGGTTCTCGCGGGGGCGCTGCTGTCGAGCGCTGCCTTCTACGCCTTCTTCCAATGGAGAGGTCTGGGGCGGCTCCTCACCTCGTCCGTCACCTTCGTCCTTGCAATCTGCGCTCTCCACTTCATTTCGATGGCAAGCATCACGCTTGTGCCGGATCCCGGCAAAGAGGTCCGGGCAATGGTGCTCGATACCAGTCTGTTGGCGGCAATAGTCGTGGTAGCGGCGACGGCTCTCATTCTGACCGTTATCGCGGTGGTCTTTATCGAAAGCCATCTGACGGATCTGAGAGGGCTCGCCAATGCCTCGCAGGAAGGGTTGCTGATCCTGCGCGAAGGCAGGATCATCGATGCCAACGAACGGTTCCAAGTTCTTTCCGGCTGGAAGCTTGCCGATCTCGTCGGCAAGGCGCCGTCCGCTGCCTTGACCGTCATACAGGGACAGAACAGGCCCGGCGAGACGTTGCTCACTACCAGCAGCGGCAAGGAGATCGCCGTCGATGTGAATACGAGCAGGATCGTCTATCGCGGGCACAATTGCGACGTGCTGGCGGTGCGCGATCTGACGGAGCGCAGGCTGGCCGAGGAGATGATAGAACATCTCGCCCACCACGATGTTCTCACCGGTCTTCCGAACCGGTCGTTGTTCGACACGCGCATCCGCCAGGCGCTGCAGATGGCCGAACGAAAGAACAGCGAGGTGGCCCTCTTCTATATCGATCTCGATCGTTTCAAGAGCGTCAACGATATTTTCGGCCACGCCGAGGGCGACCGAATTCTCTGCAAGGTTGCCTCGATCCTCCGTCGCGTGGCCGATGAAAGCGATACGATCGCCCGTCTCGGCGGCGATGAATTTGCCATCATCCAGCCCGCCGGACAGCAACCGGCGGCGGCGCAGAAGCTCGCAGCCGCGATCCTGGACGAATTCGCCGCCGAAATGGATACGGCACGCGACCCCACAGCCGTCGGCGTCAGCCTCGGCATCGCCCTTTATCCGGCCGATGGACGTGAGACAGACGAGATCTGCAACAACGCCGATATCGCACTCTATCGGGTTAAGCACGGCGGCCGCGGCAAGGCCTGTTTCTTCGACGCGGAAATGGACGAGGCCACGCGAGCCCGCCGCCAGATCGAAAGCGAACTGCGCCACGCCATCACCCGCAATCAGATCCATGTCAGCTACCAGCCGATTTACGGTGCACTCAGCGGCGAGGTCAGCGGCTACGAGGCCTTGATGCGCTGGAACCGGCCGGGGCACGGCATCAGCGAGCCGGATGTCTTCATTCCAATCGCCGAGGAAAGCGGATCGATCGTCCAGCTCGGCGAATGGGTACTGCGCGATGCCTGTACAGAGGCTGCGCGCTGGCCGCATCCGCTGACGATCGCCGTCAACGTTTCGCCGGTGCAGTTCATGCTGCCCAACCTTTGCGAGCGGATCGAGGCAATCCTCGAGGAAACGGGGCTCGCGCCCGACCGGCTGGAAATCGAAATCACCGAGGCCGCTCTCATCCGTGATCGCGATCGGGTGATGGCCACGCTGCAGCGCCTGCGCAGTCTGGGTGTTCACATCGTCATGGACGACTTCGGCACCGGTTTTTCCTCGCTTTCCAACCTGCGAACCTTCCCGTTCGACAAGATCAAGGTCGACCGCAGCTTCACCGGCATGCTGGAACATGACGCAGCGTCACGTTCGATCGTGCGCGCAATCATCGGCCTCGGCCACAGCCTCGGCATGCCTGTCGTGACGGAGGGCGTCGAAACCGAGACGCAGCGCCAGATCGTCGTCGAAGAAGGCTGCGCCCAGGTACAGGGCTTTTTGCTCGGCAAGCCGGATATCGAACCGAGCATCAAGCTCGCCGCCCGTAAAGACCTCCTGTCCTCGACGGCTGACGCCGACGCACTGCCGATAGCGCGGCGGCGACCGACGCGTCTTGCCTGGGAGTAG
- a CDS encoding MarR family winged helix-turn-helix transcriptional regulator, with the protein MDSGAYLASQLAKGFARSLHQRAVGLGFSPGQFPILLELWAEDGLTQKQLLDRVAIEQATMANTLSRMVRDGLIERRPHPSDKRAQLIFLTPKARAMEAEAIETAREADLALFKGFRGFERELTLEYIRRLLENAKAL; encoded by the coding sequence ATGGATTCGGGAGCTTACCTTGCCAGCCAGCTGGCGAAGGGTTTTGCCCGCTCGCTGCACCAGCGCGCGGTAGGGCTCGGTTTCTCTCCCGGCCAGTTTCCCATCCTGCTGGAACTCTGGGCCGAGGATGGGCTGACCCAGAAACAGCTTCTCGACCGAGTCGCTATCGAGCAGGCGACCATGGCCAATACGCTTTCGCGCATGGTCCGCGACGGGCTGATCGAACGCCGGCCGCATCCGTCCGACAAGCGGGCGCAGCTGATTTTCCTGACGCCGAAGGCCCGCGCCATGGAGGCTGAGGCGATCGAGACCGCGCGTGAGGCGGATCTGGCGCTGTTCAAAGGCTTTCGCGGATTCGAGCGCGAGCTGACGCTCGAATATATCCGCCGGCTGCTGGAAAACGCCAAGGCGCTCTGA
- the polA gene encoding DNA polymerase I, whose protein sequence is MKKGDHLFLVDGSGFIFRAFHALPPLTRKSDGLPVGAVSGFCNMLWKLLRDARNTDVGVTPTHLAVIFDYSAKTFRKDLYDAYKANRSAPPEELIPQFGLIREATRAFNLPCIETEGFEADDIIATYARQAEAAGADVTIVSSDKDLMQLVTPNVHMYDSMKDKQIGIPDVVEKWGVPPEKMIDLQAMTGDSVDNVPGIPGIGPKTAAQLLEEYGDLDTLLERATEIKQVKRRETILANVEMAKLSRDLVRLRTDVPLDLDLDALVLEPQNGPKLIGFLKTMEFTSLTRRVAEVCDCDASVIEPAVVPIEWGAAAHGPDLDAAEPEPVAGGIPDVSGESVPVPSRAKAKPGVEGAFSPADLAKARAEAFATLPFDHSTYETIRDLATLDRWIAAARDTGLIAFDTETTSLDAMQAELVGFAMAIADNVADPTGTKIRAAYVPLAHKDGVGDLLGGGLAENQIPMRDALPRLKALLEDESVLKVAQNLKYDYLLMKRYGVETKSFDDTMLISYVLDAGTGAHGMDPLSEKFLGHTPIPYKDVAGSGKANITFDLVDIDRATHYAAEDADVTLRLWLVLKPRLAAAGLTSVYERLERPLLPVLARMEARGITVDRQILSRLSGELAQGAARLEDEIYTLAGERFNIGSPKQLGDILFGKMGLAGGSKTKTGQWSTSASVLEDLAAAGFELPRKIVDWRQLTKLKSTYTDALPGYVHPETRRVHTSYSLASTTTGRLSSSEPNLQNIPVRTAEGRKIRTAFISTPGHKLISADYSQIELRVLAHVAEIPQLTKAFEDGVDIHAMTASEMFGVPVEGMPGEVRRRAKAINFGIIYGISAFGLANQLSIERSEAGDYIKKYFERFPGIRDYMESRKAMARDKGYVETIFGRRINYPEIRSSNPSVRAFNERAAINAPIQGSAADVIRRAMIKMEPALAEAGLAERVRMLLQVHDELIFEVEDEDVEKAMPIIVSVMENATMPALEMRVPLKVDARAATNWDEAH, encoded by the coding sequence ATGAAAAAAGGCGATCACCTCTTCCTAGTCGATGGTTCCGGCTTCATCTTTCGGGCGTTTCACGCACTGCCGCCGCTGACGCGCAAATCGGACGGCCTGCCGGTCGGCGCCGTTTCCGGTTTCTGCAACATGCTGTGGAAGCTCTTGCGGGATGCGCGCAACACCGATGTCGGGGTAACACCGACCCATCTCGCCGTGATTTTCGATTATTCCGCAAAGACCTTTCGCAAGGATCTCTACGACGCCTATAAGGCGAATCGTTCGGCCCCGCCCGAAGAGCTCATTCCCCAATTCGGCCTCATCAGAGAGGCGACCCGCGCCTTCAACCTGCCCTGCATCGAGACCGAAGGCTTCGAGGCTGACGACATCATAGCCACCTATGCCCGCCAGGCCGAGGCGGCAGGTGCCGACGTCACCATCGTCTCCTCCGACAAGGATCTGATGCAGCTCGTCACTCCCAATGTCCACATGTACGACAGCATGAAGGACAAACAGATCGGCATTCCCGATGTCGTCGAGAAATGGGGCGTGCCGCCGGAAAAGATGATCGACCTGCAGGCGATGACCGGCGATTCCGTCGACAACGTTCCAGGCATTCCCGGCATCGGCCCTAAAACCGCCGCCCAGCTGCTTGAGGAATACGGCGACCTCGACACGCTGCTCGAACGCGCCACCGAGATCAAGCAGGTCAAGCGTCGCGAGACGATCCTTGCCAATGTCGAAATGGCCAAGCTCTCGCGCGACCTCGTCCGCCTGCGCACCGACGTGCCGCTCGATCTCGATCTCGACGCGCTGGTGCTGGAACCGCAGAACGGCCCAAAGCTGATCGGTTTCCTCAAGACGATGGAATTCACCTCGTTGACGCGCCGCGTCGCCGAAGTCTGCGATTGCGATGCGAGCGTCATCGAACCGGCGGTCGTTCCCATCGAATGGGGCGCGGCTGCCCATGGTCCGGATCTCGATGCCGCCGAGCCGGAGCCGGTTGCCGGCGGCATCCCCGACGTTTCGGGCGAATCGGTGCCCGTGCCGTCGCGTGCAAAGGCGAAGCCCGGCGTCGAAGGCGCTTTTTCGCCCGCCGATCTTGCCAAGGCGCGGGCCGAGGCTTTTGCGACGCTGCCCTTCGATCACTCGACCTATGAAACGATCCGCGATCTGGCGACGCTCGACCGATGGATTGCCGCTGCGCGCGACACAGGGCTCATCGCTTTCGATACGGAGACCACGTCACTGGATGCGATGCAGGCCGAGCTTGTCGGCTTTGCGATGGCGATCGCCGACAATGTCGCCGATCCCACCGGCACCAAGATCCGTGCCGCCTATGTGCCGCTCGCCCATAAGGACGGCGTTGGCGATCTGCTCGGCGGCGGCCTTGCCGAAAACCAGATCCCCATGCGCGATGCCTTGCCGCGGCTGAAGGCATTGCTGGAGGACGAATCGGTTCTCAAGGTCGCCCAGAACCTGAAATACGACTACCTCCTGATGAAGCGCTACGGCGTCGAGACGAAGAGCTTCGACGACACGATGCTGATCTCCTATGTCCTCGACGCCGGCACCGGCGCCCATGGCATGGACCCGCTCTCGGAAAAATTCCTCGGCCATACGCCGATCCCCTACAAGGATGTCGCTGGCAGCGGCAAAGCGAACATCACCTTCGATCTGGTCGACATCGATCGCGCCACCCATTATGCCGCCGAAGATGCCGATGTGACGCTGCGCCTCTGGCTCGTCCTGAAGCCGCGGCTGGCGGCGGCAGGGCTGACCAGCGTCTATGAGCGGCTGGAGCGGCCGCTGCTGCCGGTGCTGGCGCGCATGGAAGCGCGCGGCATCACCGTCGATCGGCAGATCCTGTCGCGCCTGTCCGGTGAACTGGCCCAGGGTGCGGCGCGCCTGGAAGACGAGATCTACACGCTGGCTGGCGAACGGTTCAACATCGGCTCACCGAAGCAGCTCGGCGATATCCTGTTCGGCAAAATGGGCCTTGCCGGTGGCAGCAAGACGAAAACCGGACAATGGTCGACCTCCGCCTCCGTGCTTGAGGATCTCGCCGCCGCCGGCTTCGAGCTGCCCCGCAAGATTGTCGACTGGCGCCAGCTCACCAAGCTGAAATCCACCTATACCGACGCGCTTCCGGGCTATGTCCATCCGGAAACCAGGCGGGTCCACACCTCCTATTCGCTGGCTTCGACGACCACGGGGCGCCTGTCCTCGTCCGAACCGAACCTGCAGAACATTCCGGTGCGCACCGCAGAAGGCCGCAAGATCCGCACCGCCTTCATCTCGACGCCGGGTCACAAGCTGATCTCTGCCGACTACAGTCAGATCGAATTGCGGGTGCTTGCCCATGTGGCCGAGATCCCGCAGCTGACCAAAGCCTTCGAGGATGGCGTCGACATTCACGCCATGACCGCGTCGGAAATGTTCGGCGTGCCGGTCGAAGGCATGCCGGGTGAAGTTCGCCGCCGCGCCAAGGCAATCAATTTCGGCATCATCTACGGCATCTCCGCTTTCGGTCTCGCCAACCAGCTTTCGATCGAGCGCTCGGAAGCCGGCGACTACATCAAGAAATATTTCGAGCGCTTCCCCGGGATCCGCGACTATATGGAAAGCCGCAAGGCGATGGCCCGCGACAAGGGTTATGTCGAAACGATCTTCGGCCGCCGCATCAACTATCCGGAAATCCGCTCTTCCAACCCTTCGGTGCGCGCCTTCAACGAACGGGCGGCGATCAACGCGCCGATCCAGGGTTCCGCGGCCGACGTCATCCGCCGGGCGATGATCAAGATGGAGCCCGCGCTCGCCGAAGCCGGTCTTGCCGAGCGTGTGCGCATGCTGCTGCAGGTGCATGACGAACTGATTTTCGAGGTCGAGGACGAGGATGTCGAAAAGGCGATGCCGATCATCGTCTCGGTTATGGAAAACGCCACGATGCCGGCGCTCGAAATGCGCGTGCCGCTCAAGGTCGATGCGCGCGCCGCCACCAATTGGGACGAGGCGCATTAA